In Luteolibacter sp. Y139, the following proteins share a genomic window:
- a CDS encoding peptidoglycan D,D-transpeptidase FtsI family protein — translation MTRRQFQTRCVLLCSVLVAGLSALSVRLIQIQVWNRKDMAGKSSRTFDSKEPLVGLRGTIVDRNEEVLAKSMPVASIVVDLQHLSDPLLVSFPLAYERVSGEPGWELLNPQEQKQRVLGMRGVILKESEDSPDALIEKGVAQAVSLLARPLGLKREEMYSKLREELANAKKRAVKLGLKKPGGEFCLVKERPADDIERVRELISKNWLEGFRLNESYKRWYPSELLATHIVGYTSEGKDTGEDGEEVFRPIGKYGIEAALEEYLAGSDGWQMQRRAPNGARIPGDTSTLKPPRAGLNVQLSLDMGIQSIVEEELDAGLAQWESKRGCIIVMDPKTGEILGMASRPHFNLNHLDKESLKEPCFATQAIYEPGSTIKMVPSSAALNERLVTPQTQFFCYNGHYQMGKITVPDHFPYGYLTVEGILQKSSNIGAYQLGMALGAPRYYDYLEKYGFGQKTGILLSGESRGIVPRSKNPLDFSRTTYGYALAVTPLQVATAYCAIASDGKLRKPHIVKSVIANDGTVVERYEPEVVREVIRPETAKSMRAALEKVVDPKGTAVQAKVPGYGTAGKTGTAVRIEKGRYQAGHYTVSFAGMCPAKDPAFVCVVVIDDPLTNKVTRYGGTIAAPVFSKVGARLAAHMNLTPDEPVEEKDKDKLAGTKEQ, via the coding sequence ATGACCCGACGCCAATTTCAGACAAGGTGTGTCTTACTGTGCTCGGTCCTAGTGGCCGGGCTCAGTGCGCTTTCGGTGCGGCTGATCCAGATCCAAGTCTGGAACCGCAAGGACATGGCGGGCAAGTCCAGCAGGACCTTCGACTCGAAGGAGCCGCTGGTCGGCCTGCGGGGCACGATCGTGGATCGCAACGAAGAGGTGCTGGCAAAGAGCATGCCGGTGGCCTCCATCGTGGTGGATCTGCAGCATTTGTCGGATCCGCTGCTGGTTTCCTTTCCGCTCGCCTACGAGCGCGTGAGCGGCGAGCCGGGTTGGGAATTGCTCAATCCGCAGGAGCAGAAGCAGCGGGTGCTGGGGATGCGCGGGGTGATCTTGAAAGAGTCCGAAGACTCGCCGGATGCCCTGATCGAGAAAGGCGTGGCCCAAGCGGTGAGCCTGCTGGCACGGCCGCTCGGACTGAAGCGTGAGGAGATGTACTCCAAGCTCCGCGAGGAACTCGCGAATGCCAAGAAGCGTGCGGTGAAGCTGGGGCTCAAGAAGCCGGGCGGGGAATTCTGCCTGGTGAAGGAGCGGCCTGCGGATGACATCGAGCGCGTCCGTGAACTGATTTCGAAGAACTGGCTGGAAGGCTTCCGCCTCAACGAATCCTACAAGCGCTGGTATCCGTCCGAACTGCTCGCGACCCATATCGTCGGTTACACGAGTGAGGGCAAGGATACTGGAGAAGATGGCGAGGAGGTTTTCCGTCCGATCGGCAAATACGGGATCGAGGCGGCACTGGAAGAATATCTGGCTGGCAGCGATGGCTGGCAGATGCAGCGCCGTGCTCCGAATGGAGCCCGGATCCCGGGTGACACGTCCACGCTCAAGCCGCCACGCGCGGGACTGAACGTGCAACTCTCGCTGGATATGGGGATCCAGTCGATCGTGGAGGAAGAGCTGGATGCCGGCCTAGCCCAATGGGAGAGCAAGCGCGGTTGCATCATCGTGATGGACCCAAAGACCGGGGAGATCCTGGGGATGGCCAGCCGCCCGCATTTCAATCTCAATCACCTCGACAAGGAGAGCCTGAAGGAGCCGTGCTTCGCTACGCAAGCGATCTACGAGCCGGGTAGTACCATCAAGATGGTGCCCTCGTCCGCCGCGCTCAACGAGCGGCTGGTCACGCCGCAGACCCAGTTCTTCTGCTACAATGGTCACTACCAGATGGGCAAGATCACGGTGCCCGACCACTTTCCCTACGGTTATCTGACGGTGGAAGGCATCCTGCAGAAATCGAGCAACATCGGCGCCTACCAGCTGGGGATGGCCTTGGGGGCACCCCGCTACTACGACTATCTAGAGAAGTACGGCTTCGGGCAGAAGACAGGCATCCTGCTGAGCGGCGAGAGCCGTGGCATCGTGCCGCGGTCGAAGAACCCGCTGGATTTCTCGCGCACGACCTATGGCTATGCGCTGGCGGTGACGCCGCTACAGGTGGCCACGGCCTACTGCGCGATCGCGAGCGATGGGAAGCTCCGGAAGCCGCACATCGTGAAGTCGGTCATCGCGAATGACGGCACGGTGGTGGAGCGCTACGAGCCGGAAGTGGTGAGAGAGGTGATCCGCCCCGAGACGGCCAAGTCGATGCGGGCAGCGCTGGAGAAGGTGGTGGATCCCAAGGGCACCGCAGTGCAAGCCAAGGTGCCGGGCTACGGCACCGCGGGCAAGACCGGCACGGCGGTGCGCATCGAGAAGGGCCGCTACCAAGCGGGTCACTACACCGTTTCCTTCGCCGGAATGTGTCCCGCGAAGGATCCCGCATTTGTGTGTGTGGTCGTTATTGACGATCCTCTCACGAACAAGGTCACCCGCTACGGCGGAACGATCGCCGCCCCCGTTTTTTCCAAGGTGGGTGCGCGCCTCGCCGCCCACATGAACCTCACACCTGACGAGCCGGTGGAGGAGAAGGACAAAGACAAGCTCGCTGGAACCAAGGAACAGTGA
- a CDS encoding UDP-N-acetylmuramoyl-L-alanyl-D-glutamate--2,6-diaminopimelate ligase, giving the protein MILRDLIAHLDRPLHSGPLDTDITAVTSDSRLVEPGVAFVAVRGESRDGREFIPKALERGAAVIICDTAPDESHPAEVPYIQVSDTRHALAAFARLLAGDPSKKLRLAGVTGTNGKTTTAFLIHHIMKRVWHRAGVIGTVIVDDGEQTRPANFTTPEPVELNGLLARMVDHGCRGAAMEVSSHGIDQKRIGGIAFDAAIFTNLTQDHLDYHGTLDAYAATKFSWFESLAADPLGKKPVAVINFDDGYGEKLVTLLGDKMPMIKYGFNVHCDFRANNFKQSARGMEFELTAKGKSYLVRAPLIGRFNAYNILSALAAASAMKIKLRDAVTAIAEAPQVPGRMEHCGTKDGISVFVDYAHTPDAVTNACRTLKELNPNRLITVFGCGGDRDKKKRPLMGKAAAEISDACIITSDNPRSEDPETIIKEIESGMVGTRYRAVVDRAEAIRIAIHAAGKGDIVLIAGKGHETYQQFADRTIDFDDRREARRALAERPEPPLPPRKR; this is encoded by the coding sequence GTGATTTTACGCGATCTCATCGCCCATCTTGACCGGCCATTGCACTCCGGTCCCCTCGACACCGACATCACGGCGGTGACCTCCGACTCGCGCCTGGTGGAGCCGGGGGTGGCCTTTGTGGCTGTCCGCGGGGAAAGCCGCGACGGGCGGGAATTCATCCCGAAGGCGCTTGAGCGCGGGGCGGCGGTGATCATCTGCGATACAGCTCCGGACGAGAGTCATCCGGCCGAGGTGCCCTACATTCAGGTGAGCGACACGCGTCATGCGCTCGCCGCCTTTGCCCGCTTGCTTGCTGGCGATCCTTCCAAGAAGCTTCGGCTGGCCGGTGTGACCGGGACCAATGGGAAGACGACCACGGCTTTCCTGATCCATCACATCATGAAGCGCGTCTGGCACCGGGCTGGCGTGATCGGTACGGTGATCGTGGATGACGGTGAGCAGACAAGGCCTGCAAACTTCACCACGCCGGAGCCCGTCGAGCTCAATGGCCTGCTTGCCCGGATGGTGGATCACGGCTGCCGCGGCGCGGCGATGGAGGTGTCATCGCACGGCATCGATCAGAAGCGCATCGGCGGCATTGCCTTCGATGCGGCGATCTTTACGAATCTCACGCAGGACCATCTGGACTACCACGGCACGCTGGATGCGTATGCGGCGACGAAGTTCTCGTGGTTCGAATCGCTGGCTGCTGATCCGCTGGGCAAGAAGCCGGTGGCGGTGATCAATTTCGACGACGGCTACGGCGAGAAGCTGGTGACGCTGCTGGGCGACAAGATGCCGATGATCAAATACGGCTTCAACGTCCACTGCGACTTCCGCGCGAACAACTTCAAGCAGAGTGCGCGGGGGATGGAATTCGAGCTGACGGCGAAGGGGAAATCCTACCTCGTCCGCGCGCCGCTTATCGGCCGCTTCAACGCTTACAACATCCTGTCCGCGCTCGCTGCTGCCAGTGCGATGAAGATCAAACTGCGCGACGCGGTGACGGCGATTGCGGAAGCACCACAGGTGCCCGGGCGGATGGAGCACTGCGGCACCAAGGATGGCATCAGCGTCTTCGTGGACTATGCCCATACGCCGGATGCGGTGACGAATGCGTGCCGCACGCTGAAGGAGCTCAATCCGAATCGCCTGATCACGGTCTTCGGCTGCGGTGGTGACCGCGACAAGAAGAAGCGCCCGCTGATGGGCAAGGCCGCCGCTGAGATCAGCGATGCGTGCATCATTACTTCCGACAATCCACGCAGCGAAGATCCCGAGACGATCATCAAGGAGATCGAGTCTGGCATGGTTGGCACGCGCTACCGGGCTGTGGTCGATCGCGCCGAAGCGATCCGGATTGCGATCCACGCGGCAGGGAAGGGCGACATCGTCCTGATCGCTGGCAAGGGTCACGAGACTTACCAGCAATTCGCTGACCGCACGATTGACTTCGATGACCGTCGCGAAGCGCGCCGTGCCTTGGCAGAGCGTCCCGAACCTCCTCTTCCTCCCCGCAAGCGGTGA
- a CDS encoding UDP-N-acetylmuramoyl-tripeptide--D-alanyl-D-alanine ligase: MTPIDASTLAQHAGGVIAAGRGDVLATSASTDTRTIPAGSVFFALKGERFDANDFARQAIATGASIVVVERWEGECPENAAVVRVPDGLAALQRFAAWYRRQRELPVVGITGSNGKTSTKDFTSAVLGRSFHVCATRGNLNNHIGVPLSVLSLEDGHSAAVFEMGMNHPGEIAPLCEIARPNLGIITNIGTAHIEYMGSRESIAEEKGALARSLPEDGALFVPAGCDFHDYFKRRTKARVICVGNGRGEIRAENLITRESGSSFTLMIAGKAAAEVDLPVAGRHMVTNALLAAGAGWFLGIAPEEIAAGLSSTTLTSGRLRRFTSGGVVIFDDTYNANPESMAAAIDTLAETPVRNGSGKRIAVLGRMGELGSHGPEAHLKVGRLAAARGLTVVAVGAGSEGIAEGAGTAEHFPDQIEAANWLASHAAAGDVVLFKASRSAAMERVMQQAFPTQD; this comes from the coding sequence GTGACTCCCATTGATGCAAGCACCTTGGCCCAGCATGCCGGTGGCGTGATCGCCGCTGGACGGGGCGATGTGCTTGCGACGTCCGCTTCGACCGACACACGGACGATTCCTGCGGGCTCGGTCTTTTTCGCGCTGAAGGGCGAGCGCTTCGATGCGAATGACTTCGCCCGCCAGGCGATCGCGACCGGTGCCTCGATCGTAGTGGTCGAGCGCTGGGAGGGCGAGTGCCCGGAGAACGCGGCGGTAGTTCGCGTTCCGGATGGCCTTGCGGCGCTGCAACGTTTTGCGGCGTGGTATCGCCGCCAGCGGGAGTTGCCGGTGGTGGGCATCACCGGATCGAACGGCAAGACGAGCACGAAGGATTTTACGTCGGCAGTGCTGGGTCGCTCGTTTCATGTCTGTGCGACGCGCGGCAACCTGAACAATCACATTGGCGTGCCGCTGAGCGTGCTGTCCTTGGAAGATGGGCATAGTGCGGCGGTCTTCGAGATGGGCATGAACCATCCGGGTGAGATCGCGCCGCTGTGCGAGATCGCGCGGCCGAACCTGGGGATCATCACCAATATCGGCACGGCCCACATTGAATACATGGGCAGCCGTGAATCGATCGCGGAAGAGAAGGGTGCGCTGGCGCGGAGCTTGCCGGAGGATGGTGCGCTGTTCGTTCCCGCGGGATGTGATTTCCACGACTACTTCAAGCGTCGTACCAAGGCCCGCGTGATCTGTGTGGGCAATGGCCGCGGCGAGATCCGTGCGGAGAACCTGATCACCCGCGAGAGCGGATCGAGCTTCACGCTGATGATCGCTGGCAAGGCTGCCGCCGAGGTGGACCTGCCGGTGGCGGGCCGTCACATGGTGACGAATGCGCTGCTGGCCGCGGGTGCCGGGTGGTTTCTCGGGATTGCGCCGGAAGAGATCGCGGCGGGACTTTCCAGCACGACGCTGACGAGTGGCCGCCTGCGGCGCTTCACGAGCGGTGGCGTGGTGATTTTCGACGACACCTACAATGCCAATCCCGAGTCGATGGCCGCGGCGATCGACACGTTGGCGGAGACGCCGGTGCGGAATGGCAGCGGCAAGCGGATCGCGGTGCTCGGCCGCATGGGTGAGCTGGGCAGTCATGGCCCGGAGGCTCATCTCAAGGTGGGGCGCCTGGCCGCCGCGCGGGGACTTACGGTGGTTGCCGTAGGTGCCGGCTCCGAGGGCATCGCCGAGGGAGCGGGCACTGCCGAACATTTTCCCGATCAAATCGAAGCTGCCAATTGGCTCGCGAGCCATGCGGCTGCCGGTGACGTCGTCCTTTTCAAAGCCAGCCGCAGCGCCGCGATGGAGCGGGTGATGCAGCAGGCTTTTCCGACCCAAGACTAA
- the mraY gene encoding phospho-N-acetylmuramoyl-pentapeptide-transferase, whose amino-acid sequence MLYWIYEWWKAAFEAEKAHGVQEWAHSFSFLNLLGYITFRAALACVMAFVVSVLAGPRVIRRLISLKVGQPIRTAAEVHKLAELHGGKVGTPTMGGVLILGSVLISVFVCAQPLNPFVAVCSCTMAALGLLGFCDDYKKVKQKKSDGVSARTKLFWQLVVAVVAACFIYFKKEISGYGATPDELARNVAGFRLGDQAISIGTICFPLFKTGIIDLNILVIPFFAAIIIGCSNAVNLTDGLDGLATGCTITVALAYACLAYLAGHFYMAAEYLVIPYNRYIGELAVLLLALAGAGFGFLWFNCHPAKVFMGDTGSLAIGGALGTAAICVKQELLLVIIGGVFVMEAMSVMLQVGSFKLRKKRIFAMAPIHHHFELRGWHESQVIIRFWIISIMLALFGLALLKIA is encoded by the coding sequence ATGCTCTACTGGATCTACGAATGGTGGAAGGCCGCTTTCGAGGCGGAGAAGGCGCACGGCGTCCAGGAGTGGGCGCACAGCTTCTCATTCCTCAATCTGCTGGGCTACATCACCTTTCGCGCGGCGCTTGCTTGTGTGATGGCGTTCGTGGTCAGCGTTCTGGCCGGGCCGCGCGTGATCCGGCGCTTGATCTCGCTGAAGGTGGGGCAGCCGATCCGCACGGCGGCGGAGGTTCACAAGCTTGCCGAGCTGCATGGGGGCAAGGTGGGCACGCCGACGATGGGCGGGGTACTTATCCTGGGCTCGGTATTGATCTCGGTCTTCGTATGCGCGCAGCCGCTGAATCCCTTCGTGGCCGTTTGCTCATGCACGATGGCGGCGCTGGGCCTGCTGGGCTTCTGCGATGACTACAAGAAGGTGAAGCAGAAGAAGTCCGATGGCGTGAGCGCGCGGACGAAGCTTTTCTGGCAGCTGGTGGTGGCGGTAGTGGCGGCGTGCTTCATCTATTTCAAGAAGGAGATCAGCGGGTATGGCGCGACGCCGGATGAGCTTGCGAGGAATGTGGCGGGCTTCCGGCTCGGCGACCAGGCCATCAGCATCGGAACGATCTGCTTCCCGCTTTTCAAGACGGGCATTATCGACCTCAACATCCTGGTCATCCCGTTCTTCGCGGCGATCATCATCGGCTGCTCGAACGCGGTGAACCTGACCGACGGCTTGGATGGTCTGGCCACGGGGTGCACGATCACGGTGGCGCTCGCGTATGCGTGCCTCGCTTACCTCGCCGGGCACTTCTACATGGCGGCGGAGTATCTGGTGATCCCCTACAACCGCTACATCGGCGAGCTGGCGGTGCTGCTGCTGGCGCTGGCCGGGGCGGGCTTCGGCTTCCTGTGGTTCAATTGCCACCCGGCGAAGGTTTTCATGGGTGACACCGGCTCGCTGGCCATCGGCGGCGCGCTCGGGACCGCGGCGATCTGCGTGAAGCAGGAGCTGCTGCTCGTGATCATCGGCGGCGTCTTCGTGATGGAGGCAATGTCGGTGATGCTCCAGGTCGGCAGCTTCAAGTTGCGCAAGAAGCGCATCTTCGCGATGGCACCGATCCACCATCACTTCGAACTCCGCGGCTGGCATGAAAGCCAGGTGATCATCCGTTTCTGGATCATCTCCATCATGCTCGCGCTCTTCGGACTCGCCCTGCTCAAGATTGCCTGA
- the murD gene encoding UDP-N-acetylmuramoyl-L-alanine--D-glutamate ligase codes for MTLSGKSVVVLGAGRSGRAAAGLALREGAEVHVHDAAFAIEGMPAGVQVHPGASVEKGSSVKCDLLVISPGIDTYGPLVAAYATGAGEMIGETEFGYRYYKGRIVGITGTNGKTTTTELVERILKAGGYDAAPCGNYGHPLCEIVLREPMPNAVSLELSSFQLETIHDFRPDVSIWLNFAPDHMDRYPTVQAYFDAKFRIFMNQTADDTAIVRTGEKLPAIQPKVVTFSTEDPEADWFSDGRRISRRGVEVLDLEVSTRMRGLHNAENAMAAIAACEAIGISLEAARTALDGYAPPLHRCELVRTLDGVEYLNDSKATNLHALESALRSQTRPVVLIAGGKEKGLDYAPVVPLLEKKAVSAVTYGQIAAPLAKVFSAAVPVEQVTTLAEAVEAARKIAPRGGTVLLSPGTSSFDQFSGYEQRGDVFRELVLNLR; via the coding sequence ATGACCCTTTCTGGAAAATCCGTCGTTGTTCTCGGTGCCGGCCGCAGTGGCCGCGCTGCCGCCGGACTCGCCCTGCGTGAGGGCGCGGAAGTTCACGTGCACGATGCGGCCTTCGCGATCGAGGGCATGCCTGCCGGGGTGCAGGTGCATCCGGGCGCCTCGGTGGAAAAGGGCAGCTCGGTGAAGTGCGATCTGCTGGTGATCAGCCCGGGTATCGATACCTACGGTCCGCTGGTCGCGGCCTACGCGACCGGGGCAGGGGAGATGATCGGCGAGACTGAATTCGGCTACCGCTACTATAAGGGTCGTATCGTCGGGATCACCGGGACCAATGGCAAGACGACGACGACAGAACTGGTCGAGCGGATCCTGAAGGCCGGAGGCTACGATGCCGCGCCGTGTGGCAACTACGGGCATCCGCTGTGCGAGATCGTGCTGCGTGAGCCGATGCCGAACGCGGTGTCGCTGGAGCTCAGTTCCTTCCAGCTGGAGACGATCCATGATTTCCGCCCGGACGTTTCGATCTGGCTGAATTTCGCGCCGGATCACATGGACCGCTATCCGACGGTTCAGGCGTACTTCGATGCGAAGTTCCGCATCTTCATGAACCAGACGGCGGACGATACTGCGATCGTGCGGACCGGGGAGAAACTGCCGGCGATCCAGCCGAAGGTGGTCACTTTCTCGACGGAAGATCCGGAGGCGGATTGGTTCTCCGATGGACGCCGTATTTCACGCCGCGGCGTGGAAGTGCTGGACCTGGAAGTGAGCACGCGCATGCGCGGGCTGCACAATGCGGAGAACGCGATGGCGGCGATCGCTGCGTGTGAGGCGATTGGTATTTCACTCGAAGCGGCGCGCACCGCGCTCGATGGCTATGCGCCGCCGCTGCATCGCTGCGAGCTGGTGCGCACGCTCGATGGGGTGGAATATCTCAATGATTCCAAGGCTACCAACTTGCATGCGCTGGAAAGCGCGCTACGCTCGCAGACGCGACCGGTGGTGCTCATCGCCGGTGGCAAGGAAAAGGGCCTCGACTACGCGCCGGTGGTTCCTTTGTTAGAAAAGAAGGCTGTCTCCGCCGTGACCTATGGCCAGATCGCCGCACCGCTCGCCAAGGTTTTCTCCGCGGCCGTGCCGGTGGAGCAGGTGACCACCCTGGCCGAAGCGGTGGAAGCCGCCCGCAAGATCGCACCACGTGGTGGCACCGTCCTGCTTTCACCCGGCACATCATCCTTCGATCAATTCTCCGGCTATGAGCAGCGCGGGGATGTCTTTCGCGAACTCGTTCTCAATCTCCGCTGA
- a CDS encoding LysM peptidoglycan-binding domain-containing protein, whose product MKFSDLSVKRRLAKKPVFRKLFANVRRKQQNVAVAAPMPDMEGDVPNIGIARALVVILIIHVVAIAGIFAHSKWFEKDAAVAKDTMAIVPARQLRDAGESVPKIDKNDERYLPVAGDTYASIARDNGVTEQALREANSNVEIRAGRNLRIPPRKIVAEEPEELVRSRNGSVVLENNDADGSPNEEAAPAPTPVATDDLRNAPMVETAAASKGTVIKPRVHRDAGAEATVQPVSAETPAPQKALPAANRKYTVKSGDTFYKIAKAHKTTADVVMKTNKITDPRKLKVGMQLMVP is encoded by the coding sequence ATGAAATTCTCCGATCTTTCCGTGAAGCGCCGCCTGGCGAAGAAGCCGGTATTTCGCAAGCTGTTCGCCAACGTGCGCCGCAAGCAACAGAACGTTGCCGTGGCTGCGCCGATGCCGGACATGGAAGGCGATGTGCCGAACATTGGCATCGCCCGTGCCCTGGTCGTCATCCTGATCATCCATGTCGTCGCCATCGCGGGTATCTTCGCGCACAGCAAGTGGTTCGAGAAGGACGCCGCCGTGGCGAAGGATACGATGGCAATCGTGCCGGCCAGGCAGCTACGTGATGCAGGTGAATCGGTGCCGAAGATCGACAAGAACGACGAACGGTATCTGCCGGTGGCCGGAGACACCTATGCGTCGATCGCCCGTGACAATGGCGTGACCGAGCAGGCGCTGCGCGAGGCGAACAGCAATGTCGAGATCCGCGCCGGCCGCAACCTGCGGATCCCGCCGCGCAAGATCGTGGCCGAGGAGCCGGAGGAGCTTGTGCGCTCCCGCAATGGCAGCGTGGTGCTTGAGAACAACGATGCGGATGGAAGCCCCAATGAAGAGGCTGCTCCGGCACCGACTCCGGTGGCTACGGATGACCTCCGCAATGCGCCGATGGTGGAGACCGCTGCCGCGAGCAAAGGCACGGTCATCAAGCCGCGCGTTCATCGCGATGCGGGCGCTGAAGCTACCGTGCAGCCTGTTTCCGCCGAGACTCCCGCTCCCCAGAAAGCCCTGCCCGCCGCGAACCGCAAGTATACGGTCAAGTCGGGCGATACCTTCTACAAGATCGCCAAGGCTCACAAGACCACGGCGGACGTGGTCATGAAGACCAACAAGATCACCGACCCGCGCAAGCTCAAGGTCGGCATGCAATTGATGGTCCCCTGA
- a CDS encoding FtsW/RodA/SpoVE family cell cycle protein — MNRSASILLCTAVAALVALGLVMLTSTGAWVKSAATPYAFVIGQGKFAVIGFFGAIIASRVDPIWLRRGWPWALGFASLLLVFCFVPGIGVDHLGSHRWIHVPGIGEFQPSEMAKVVTLIAMAGWFARWQTEVHTFWRGFVLPGMIVAIPTGLIAIETDVGSALALSVAIGAMFFCVGTRLIYLIPTALTGMGGAGWYIHSDPVRWGRIQAWLDLEANQQGIGQQQWRALLAFGNGGLEGVGLGNGSEKFGTLTFAYSDFIFPIVGEELGLAFTLGTVLAYVLIAVCGCSIALRAGNLFDRCLALGMTCVLVVPAMVNIAVTTAALPNDGLPLPFVSHGGTSLMISLGAAGLLCGIHRRSHLTQDRAEPVVGAKVYAVKL, encoded by the coding sequence ATGAACCGCAGCGCCTCCATTCTCCTCTGCACCGCCGTAGCCGCGCTTGTCGCGCTCGGGCTGGTCATGCTCACGAGCACGGGGGCCTGGGTGAAGAGTGCAGCGACTCCGTATGCCTTTGTCATTGGTCAGGGGAAATTTGCCGTGATTGGATTTTTCGGTGCGATCATTGCATCGCGCGTGGACCCTATCTGGCTACGCCGAGGTTGGCCATGGGCACTCGGTTTCGCCTCGCTGCTTCTCGTTTTCTGCTTCGTGCCTGGCATCGGGGTTGATCACCTTGGCTCGCACCGGTGGATTCATGTGCCGGGAATCGGGGAGTTCCAGCCTTCGGAAATGGCGAAGGTGGTGACTCTGATCGCGATGGCCGGCTGGTTCGCGCGATGGCAGACGGAGGTTCACACTTTCTGGCGCGGGTTCGTCCTGCCCGGCATGATTGTGGCGATTCCCACAGGACTGATCGCGATCGAGACGGACGTGGGTTCGGCGCTGGCGCTCTCCGTGGCAATCGGTGCGATGTTCTTCTGCGTGGGCACTCGGCTGATCTACCTCATCCCGACGGCACTGACCGGCATGGGCGGAGCAGGCTGGTACATTCACTCCGATCCGGTGCGCTGGGGTCGTATCCAGGCGTGGCTCGATCTGGAGGCCAATCAACAGGGCATTGGCCAGCAGCAATGGCGGGCCTTGCTCGCCTTCGGCAATGGTGGTCTCGAGGGTGTCGGCCTCGGCAATGGATCGGAGAAATTCGGGACGCTCACGTTTGCCTATAGTGACTTCATTTTCCCGATCGTGGGTGAGGAGCTTGGGTTGGCCTTCACTCTAGGCACGGTGCTTGCCTATGTGCTGATCGCGGTGTGTGGCTGCTCGATCGCGCTCCGTGCGGGGAACCTTTTCGACCGCTGCCTGGCGCTTGGCATGACCTGCGTGCTGGTGGTGCCTGCGATGGTGAACATTGCCGTGACCACGGCCGCGCTGCCGAACGACGGCCTGCCGCTGCCCTTCGTGAGTCATGGTGGCACCAGCCTCATGATCTCCCTCGGCGCGGCGGGACTGCTGTGCGGCATTCACCGCCGCTCGCATCTGACGCAGGATCGCGCGGAGCCGGTGGTGGGCGCGAAGGTGTATGCGGTGAAGCTGTGA
- a CDS encoding VOC family protein: protein MSAIPQGYHSITPSLTVRDGAAALDFYARAFGAVEVFRMPEPSGKIMHAEITIGDSRIMLSDEYPDYGSLAPEPGKGCLFMIYVSDVDAAFEQAVAAGATPVQPPTDMFWGDRSGKVHDPYGYRWTLASHVRDVSQEDMEAAAKAWAEGS from the coding sequence ATGAGCGCGATCCCCCAGGGCTATCATTCCATCACTCCTTCCCTCACCGTCCGCGATGGCGCGGCAGCACTGGACTTCTACGCCCGCGCCTTTGGTGCCGTGGAGGTCTTCCGCATGCCGGAGCCTTCGGGAAAAATCATGCACGCAGAAATCACCATCGGTGATTCGCGGATCATGCTCTCCGACGAGTATCCCGACTACGGCTCACTCGCACCCGAGCCCGGCAAGGGCTGCCTCTTCATGATCTACGTGAGCGATGTCGACGCCGCCTTCGAGCAAGCCGTCGCCGCAGGAGCCACTCCGGTGCAGCCGCCCACCGACATGTTCTGGGGCGATCGCAGCGGCAAGGTCCACGACCCCTACGGCTACCGCTGGACCCTCGCCAGCCACGTCCGCGACGTGTCTCAGGAAGACATGGAAGCCGCAGCCAAGGCCTGGGCGGAAGGAAGCTGA
- a CDS encoding phosphoribosylanthranilate isomerase: MKAKPRVKICCIASLEEAQAAISAGASALGLVSAMPSGPGVIEEDVIAEIARRVPPPIGTFLLTSETSAEAIIAQQRRCGTNTLQLCDYVDASVYRELRRELPGIALVQVIHVTGPESIEVARAAAEHVHALLLDSGDTTLPVKLLGGTGRVHDWTVSRKIRESVKVPLFLAGGLKADNVAEAVAAVEPFGLDLCSSVRTQGQLDVIKLEIFFAALAS; encoded by the coding sequence ATGAAAGCCAAGCCACGGGTCAAGATCTGCTGCATCGCTTCCCTCGAAGAGGCTCAGGCTGCGATCTCGGCGGGTGCTTCCGCGCTGGGGCTGGTCTCGGCGATGCCGAGTGGGCCGGGTGTGATTGAGGAAGATGTCATCGCGGAGATTGCGCGGCGGGTTCCGCCGCCGATCGGCACGTTCCTGCTTACGAGCGAGACCTCGGCGGAGGCGATCATCGCGCAACAGCGCCGATGCGGGACGAATACGCTGCAGCTGTGCGACTATGTGGATGCGTCGGTGTATCGTGAGCTGCGGAGAGAGTTGCCGGGGATCGCCTTGGTGCAGGTGATCCATGTGACCGGACCGGAAAGCATCGAGGTCGCGCGTGCGGCGGCGGAGCATGTGCATGCGTTGCTACTGGACTCGGGGGATACGACGCTGCCGGTGAAGCTGTTGGGTGGCACGGGGCGCGTGCATGATTGGACGGTCAGTCGCAAGATCCGGGAGTCGGTGAAGGTGCCGCTGTTTCTCGCTGGAGGATTGAAGGCGGACAACGTTGCCGAGGCGGTGGCTGCGGTGGAACCTTTCGGTCTCGATTTGTGCAGCAGTGTCAGGACGCAGGGCCAGCTGGATGTGATCAAGCTTGAGATATTCTTTGCGGCTCTCGCATCCTAA